In Desulfosediminicola ganghwensis, a single window of DNA contains:
- a CDS encoding type I glyceraldehyde-3-phosphate dehydrogenase, with translation MYLGINGLGRIGKLSLWHHVSRKHFSGLVVNTGREVGGGLADLAAIIERDSTYGRLGTYLHGHTAGRMIQELDEEKGSMVINGVPVRILREARNPLDIAWRENDVKLVVDTTGVFKDPTADASEGRGAMRGHMQAGAEKVLLSAPFKIKSKGLDMPDDAITTVMGINDDMYDPARHNLISAASCTTTCLSYMIKPLMERMGADRILSASMVTVHAATGSQQVLDRLPGAGAADLRKNRSILNNIILTTTGAAKALSLVIPEMEKIGFMAESVRIPTSSGSLIILVLNLQDELDTPTKRADINSIYREFSEVTPYLEYTEQQNVSSDILGTPRAAAVIEASETHTRTAAIPVNLGKVKGATVAAGADPVLNVPVTQAVVYGWYDNELGSYTNMLGDLTVKVADEMV, from the coding sequence ATGTATTTAGGTATCAACGGTCTTGGACGAATTGGGAAGCTTTCATTATGGCACCATGTATCGCGTAAGCACTTCTCAGGGCTTGTTGTTAATACCGGTCGCGAAGTCGGAGGCGGACTTGCCGATCTTGCAGCGATCATAGAGCGTGATTCAACATATGGACGGCTGGGTACGTATCTCCACGGCCATACGGCAGGGAGGATGATCCAGGAGCTTGATGAAGAGAAAGGCTCCATGGTGATTAATGGTGTTCCTGTACGCATACTGCGGGAAGCCAGAAATCCTCTCGATATTGCCTGGCGGGAAAATGATGTCAAGCTGGTGGTGGATACCACCGGTGTCTTCAAAGACCCCACTGCGGATGCCAGTGAAGGCCGTGGTGCAATGAGAGGTCATATGCAGGCAGGTGCGGAAAAGGTTTTATTGTCTGCGCCATTCAAGATTAAATCCAAAGGGCTGGATATGCCGGACGATGCCATTACCACGGTAATGGGCATCAATGACGACATGTACGATCCGGCCAGGCACAATCTCATCTCTGCTGCCTCATGTACCACTACCTGCTTGTCATACATGATCAAACCACTCATGGAGCGAATGGGAGCGGATCGTATTCTCAGTGCTTCAATGGTGACTGTTCACGCGGCAACAGGCAGCCAGCAGGTACTTGATCGTCTGCCCGGCGCAGGTGCAGCCGACCTCAGGAAAAACCGTTCGATTCTCAATAATATCATCCTGACAACCACCGGAGCGGCCAAAGCGCTTTCGTTGGTTATTCCAGAGATGGAGAAAATCGGTTTTATGGCAGAATCTGTCCGTATTCCGACTTCAAGTGGTTCCCTGATTATCCTGGTGCTCAATCTGCAGGATGAGCTTGATACCCCGACAAAGCGCGCGGATATCAACAGCATCTACAGAGAGTTTTCTGAGGTTACCCCATACCTCGAGTATACCGAGCAGCAGAATGTCAGCTCGGATATCCTCGGCACTCCAAGGGCTGCTGCGGTTATTGAAGCGTCTGAGACGCATACGCGTACCGCTGCTATTCCGGTCAACCTTGGTAAGGTCAAGGGGGCAACTGTTGCAGCTGGTGCCGATCCTGTCCTCAATGTACCGGTAACCCAGGCGGTGGTTTATGGCTGGTATGACAACGAACTTGGTAGCTATACCAATATGCTCGGTGATTTAACCGTCAAGGTTGCCGACGAAATGGTTTAA
- a CDS encoding aspartate carbamoyltransferase catalytic subunit, whose translation MQENYNFKHRHILGLEQMSADDICHVINTARSFKEVSARPIKKVPTLRGKTIVNFFFEPSTRTRLSFEIAAKRMSADTFNISASTSSATKGETLIDTARNLQAMNPDIIILRHSSSGAPHLLARNVQASIINAGDGTHEHPSQGLLDIMTIMEHKGSLAGLKIAIIGDIAHSRVAGSDIRGFTTLGAQVYLAGPKTFMPAAIEQMGAVVCEDVRDAVRDADVVMALRIQQERQNDSLIPSLREYAVCYGINDRLLQLAKDDVLVMHPGPINRGVEMNPDVADGARSVILDQVTNGVAVRMALLYLVLGGDKPGVEQGG comes from the coding sequence TTGCAGGAAAACTATAACTTCAAGCACAGGCATATCCTCGGTCTCGAGCAAATGAGCGCCGATGATATCTGCCATGTGATCAATACAGCACGCTCATTTAAGGAGGTCTCCGCACGGCCGATAAAAAAGGTGCCGACCCTCCGCGGTAAGACAATCGTCAATTTCTTTTTTGAGCCATCGACAAGGACCCGCCTCTCATTTGAGATAGCAGCCAAACGAATGAGTGCCGATACCTTCAATATCTCGGCATCGACGAGCTCCGCCACCAAGGGTGAGACCCTCATTGACACTGCGAGAAACCTGCAGGCGATGAATCCTGATATCATTATCCTTCGCCACTCCAGTTCCGGGGCGCCGCATCTTCTTGCACGTAATGTTCAAGCTTCGATCATTAATGCAGGGGACGGAACTCACGAGCATCCGAGTCAGGGGCTTTTAGACATCATGACTATCATGGAGCATAAAGGTAGTCTCGCGGGTTTGAAAATCGCCATAATAGGTGATATTGCCCATAGCAGGGTCGCCGGCTCTGATATCAGGGGCTTTACCACACTCGGTGCACAGGTTTACCTGGCTGGTCCCAAAACTTTCATGCCGGCCGCGATCGAGCAGATGGGAGCAGTTGTCTGTGAAGATGTGCGCGACGCTGTTCGCGATGCGGATGTGGTTATGGCGCTCAGGATTCAGCAGGAGAGGCAGAATGACTCCCTCATCCCCAGTCTGCGTGAGTATGCCGTCTGCTACGGCATTAATGACAGGTTGCTGCAGCTGGCTAAAGACGATGTGTTGGTAATGCACCCCGGGCCAATTAACCGAGGTGTGGAGATGAATCCGGATGTTGCAGACGGCGCAAGATCTGTGATTCTGGATCAGGTGACAAATGGTGTGGCTGTCCGGATGGCACTGCTCTATCTCGTGTTGGGAGGAGATAAACCGGGCGTGGAGCAGGGAGGCTGA
- a CDS encoding PilN domain-containing protein, translating into MIRINLLPVRQLKQRANALRQIFAVLAGFVLFLGLFGIVFSIQTGKVNSLNGNINTLNAEIRKYNKPLAKIKEIEKTMAELQRKTAVIDKLKSDSSLTVRVLDEVANRVDNERLWLLSLNQQGSSLQLSGVALDNQTVAQFMDILKASDFVKSVDLTDSSLKKIAGRDLKSFSLRCSVAQPQPKAGEESVAKAKK; encoded by the coding sequence ATGATTCGAATCAACCTGCTCCCTGTTCGGCAACTTAAACAAAGGGCAAATGCACTCCGTCAGATCTTTGCTGTCCTGGCCGGCTTTGTTTTATTTCTCGGCCTATTCGGGATTGTCTTTTCTATCCAGACTGGAAAAGTCAATTCCCTGAATGGGAACATCAACACTCTTAATGCTGAGATTCGCAAATACAATAAACCGCTGGCAAAAATCAAGGAAATTGAGAAAACAATGGCGGAACTTCAGCGAAAGACAGCGGTAATCGACAAACTGAAATCAGACTCTTCTCTTACAGTCAGAGTACTTGATGAGGTTGCAAACAGAGTCGACAATGAGCGTTTATGGCTGCTTTCTCTCAACCAGCAGGGTAGTTCACTCCAACTGTCTGGTGTCGCACTCGATAATCAGACTGTGGCGCAGTTCATGGACATACTGAAAGCCTCTGATTTTGTAAAATCAGTTGATCTCACTGACTCGTCGCTGAAGAAAATCGCCGGCAGGGATTTGAAAAGTTTCTCATTAAGATGCAGTGTCGCTCAGCCACAGCCAAAGGCTGGTGAAGAAAGTGTCGCTAAAGCGAAAAAATAA
- the secG gene encoding preprotein translocase subunit SecG, translating to MDTLLTIAHVVVCLFLVGIVLLQQGKGADIGASFGGSSQSLFGSEGPIPLLNKITTAAAVIFMVTSLSLAYISSEKSAGSVMKSVVKEQPAAVEEAKPLAQEDAVLPAAEETEAATTDSETK from the coding sequence ATGGATACATTACTCACAATTGCACACGTTGTCGTTTGCCTCTTCCTGGTAGGCATTGTCCTGCTTCAGCAAGGTAAAGGCGCCGATATAGGTGCAAGCTTCGGTGGGTCCAGTCAGTCACTTTTTGGCTCAGAGGGCCCAATACCACTGCTGAATAAAATCACCACGGCAGCGGCTGTAATTTTTATGGTAACTTCGTTGTCTCTTGCCTATATTTCATCGGAAAAAAGTGCTGGATCTGTGATGAAAAGTGTGGTAAAAGAGCAACCCGCAGCAGTTGAAGAGGCAAAACCTCTTGCCCAGGAAGATGCAGTTCTTCCCGCAGCAGAAGAGACAGAAGCAGCAACAACTGACAGCGAAACAAAATAG
- the pilM gene encoding type IV pilus assembly protein PilM: protein MNLPFLSKKDLVIGVDIGSHAIKVCQLKETDNGFKVISVGSAVLPEGAVDDGTLVEPEIVGKTIAELFSNLKIRTKKVGISISGYSVIVKKVNLHAMDDKQLEEHILAEAEQYIPFDIQDVYLDFQRITPQEESEERTDVMLVAAKKEVIDDYLQMLEGIGLQVVLVDVDGFAMENTFEQCSRDLTNVALVDIGASKMNINIISDGLSVVARDIVVGSRQLTEQIQASLDTDYEDAEAIKLGQEPAGENQETIEEIFLSTCTQWVLEIKKAIDLYHANNPDMPLQQIVLSGGGAKVAGMCDFLSQETGLEVNLFNPFKNMGFDPKKIDTDYLNSIGPEMAIATGIAIRPSVI, encoded by the coding sequence ATGAATTTGCCGTTTCTATCAAAAAAGGATCTCGTCATTGGCGTGGATATTGGATCCCATGCAATAAAAGTCTGTCAACTTAAGGAGACAGACAATGGATTCAAGGTTATTTCCGTCGGCAGTGCTGTGCTACCCGAAGGAGCTGTCGACGATGGCACTCTGGTAGAGCCGGAAATAGTCGGCAAGACCATTGCCGAATTGTTTTCCAACCTGAAAATACGAACCAAAAAAGTCGGCATTTCAATCTCCGGCTATTCTGTGATCGTTAAAAAGGTCAACCTGCATGCCATGGACGACAAACAGCTCGAAGAGCATATTCTGGCCGAAGCAGAACAATATATACCTTTTGATATACAAGACGTCTACCTCGATTTTCAGCGTATAACACCTCAGGAAGAAAGTGAAGAGCGCACTGACGTCATGCTGGTCGCCGCCAAGAAAGAGGTGATAGACGATTACCTGCAGATGCTTGAGGGCATCGGCCTTCAGGTGGTCCTGGTGGATGTCGATGGATTCGCAATGGAAAACACCTTCGAGCAATGCTCCCGAGACCTCACCAACGTTGCCCTGGTTGATATCGGCGCTTCAAAAATGAACATCAATATCATCTCCGATGGCCTATCAGTCGTGGCGCGGGATATCGTAGTAGGGAGCCGCCAGCTCACAGAGCAGATTCAGGCCTCGCTTGACACTGACTATGAAGACGCGGAAGCGATCAAACTCGGTCAGGAGCCCGCCGGCGAAAACCAGGAGACCATCGAAGAAATTTTTCTCTCGACCTGCACCCAATGGGTTCTTGAGATCAAAAAGGCTATTGACCTGTACCATGCTAACAACCCCGACATGCCGCTCCAACAGATCGTACTGAGTGGCGGCGGTGCCAAAGTTGCCGGCATGTGCGACTTCCTGTCCCAGGAGACAGGCCTGGAAGTCAACTTATTCAACCCGTTCAAAAATATGGGGTTTGACCCCAAAAAAATAGACACTGACTATCTCAACAGTATCGGACCTGAAATGGCCATTGCAACCGGGATTGCCATTAGACCATCTGTAATTTAA
- the rimI gene encoding ribosomal protein S18-alanine N-acetyltransferase, whose translation MNIRNMAPEDCGAISIIEQESPSPWTPAQILAELPLPESIVLVSTDDDGNINGWCCSRYCGPEAELLKIAVAASERRKGVAQKLLRVLIKKLAAVNVSSLFLEVRSKNEPACKFYCSQGFAQVGERAGYYANPRDNALIYRKELLYIDG comes from the coding sequence GTGAATATCCGTAACATGGCTCCGGAAGACTGCGGGGCCATTTCCATTATCGAGCAGGAGTCTCCATCTCCGTGGACACCTGCTCAGATTCTTGCCGAACTCCCCCTGCCCGAAAGTATTGTGCTTGTCTCAACCGATGACGATGGTAACATTAATGGCTGGTGTTGTTCTCGCTATTGCGGGCCTGAAGCCGAGTTGCTGAAGATCGCGGTTGCGGCCTCCGAGCGCAGAAAAGGTGTGGCGCAAAAATTGCTCAGAGTTCTTATCAAAAAACTGGCGGCTGTTAACGTCAGTAGTCTCTTTCTTGAAGTACGGTCGAAAAATGAACCGGCGTGTAAATTTTATTGTTCCCAGGGGTTTGCTCAAGTTGGCGAACGCGCTGGGTATTACGCGAATCCCAGGGATAATGCCTTGATTTATAGGAAAGAATTGCTCTATATTGATGGTTGA
- a CDS encoding phosphoglycerate kinase encodes MKTIYDLELSGKRVLVRADFNVPMDDGGNITDDIRIRMVLPTLQHILEQGGLPVICSHMGRPKGQRVEAFSLRPVAEHLAALIGKKVHFATDCIGEEAEKVVAAMATGELVLLENLRYYNEETANDPDFSKKLARHAEVYINDAFACSHRAHASVVGVAELVKDKGAGMLLQTEMDYFHKSMDNPVRPLVALVGGAKVSSKIGALENMLGKVDSMVIGGAMANTFLKSMGVEVGASKVEDDLLDTARNFIAAAEKQGVKLYLPVDFVAADSFSPHAVTKNVTYKDIPENWMALDIGPATTILFQEALADARTIVWNGPMGAFEMDAFARGTMAICQAVASSHALSITGGGDSNAAVKKSGESRNISYMSTGGGAFLHLMEGKELPGVIALGD; translated from the coding sequence ATGAAGACTATATATGATTTAGAACTGTCGGGCAAACGTGTGCTCGTGCGCGCCGATTTCAATGTGCCGATGGATGATGGCGGCAATATAACCGATGACATTCGCATCCGTATGGTGTTGCCGACCTTGCAGCATATCCTTGAGCAGGGAGGCTTACCGGTTATCTGTTCCCATATGGGGCGGCCCAAAGGGCAAAGGGTGGAAGCGTTCAGCCTGCGCCCGGTAGCGGAACACCTGGCAGCCTTAATTGGGAAAAAAGTGCATTTTGCCACCGATTGTATCGGCGAAGAGGCAGAAAAGGTCGTGGCGGCAATGGCAACAGGCGAATTAGTCCTGCTGGAGAATCTGCGCTATTATAATGAAGAGACAGCCAATGATCCGGATTTTTCCAAAAAGCTAGCCCGCCATGCTGAGGTTTACATAAACGATGCTTTTGCCTGCTCGCACAGGGCGCATGCCTCTGTGGTAGGCGTTGCCGAATTGGTCAAAGATAAAGGCGCCGGCATGTTGCTCCAGACAGAAATGGATTACTTTCACAAGTCGATGGATAATCCTGTTCGTCCCTTAGTTGCTCTGGTTGGTGGTGCAAAGGTGTCATCGAAGATCGGTGCACTTGAGAATATGCTCGGCAAGGTAGATAGTATGGTGATCGGCGGCGCAATGGCCAACACTTTTCTAAAATCCATGGGAGTTGAGGTCGGTGCCTCAAAAGTGGAAGATGATCTGCTCGATACTGCCAGAAATTTCATAGCCGCAGCCGAAAAACAGGGAGTAAAGCTCTATCTGCCGGTGGATTTTGTGGCTGCTGACTCATTCAGTCCCCACGCAGTTACCAAAAACGTGACCTACAAGGATATCCCGGAAAACTGGATGGCCCTTGATATTGGGCCGGCAACCACTATCCTATTTCAGGAAGCGTTGGCTGATGCCAGAACCATTGTCTGGAACGGGCCAATGGGAGCTTTTGAGATGGACGCCTTTGCGCGGGGAACCATGGCTATCTGTCAGGCTGTCGCCTCATCACATGCACTGTCCATAACTGGTGGCGGCGACTCAAATGCGGCAGTGAAGAAGTCTGGTGAATCCAGAAATATCTCGTATATGTCCACCGGTGGTGGTGCCTTTTTACACCTTATGGAAGGGAAAGAGCTGCCGGGTGTTATTGCACTTGGCGACTAA
- a CDS encoding pilus assembly protein PilP yields the protein MKHSILGFLFPHKTGKRTCLAGSTLALLISLPLPGSAAESQNGEIEIAAVTSQENFEYILENRKDPFVPFISTKSTTNEVQPDEIVEKKVTLTGMQLFEPGQLNLVGMLKSGGKQFAMVEDFTGKGYIISVGTKIGRRGTVIDIIPNKVFIEETAETRSGRKIVTKTVMVLKKEGEE from the coding sequence ATGAAACATTCAATACTCGGATTTCTTTTCCCGCACAAAACAGGCAAGAGAACCTGCCTTGCTGGGTCTACACTCGCTCTGCTGATCTCTTTGCCATTGCCAGGTTCAGCAGCAGAATCTCAAAATGGTGAAATTGAGATCGCCGCTGTAACCTCTCAGGAGAATTTTGAATACATCCTGGAGAACCGTAAAGACCCATTCGTGCCTTTTATCTCAACCAAATCGACTACCAACGAAGTACAACCAGATGAAATTGTCGAAAAGAAAGTCACGTTAACCGGCATGCAGCTTTTTGAGCCGGGCCAGCTCAACCTAGTGGGAATGTTGAAAAGTGGCGGAAAGCAGTTCGCCATGGTCGAGGATTTTACCGGTAAGGGATACATCATTTCAGTAGGGACTAAAATCGGAAGGCGTGGCACCGTTATAGACATCATTCCGAACAAAGTCTTTATCGAGGAAACAGCGGAAACCCGATCCGGAAGAAAAATAGTTACTAAAACCGTTATGGTTCTCAAGAAAGAGGGAGAGGAGTAA
- the lepB gene encoding signal peptidase I, with product MTKTNNKKSLVREYIEAIIIAILLALFIRTFIVQAFKIPSGSMLPTLKIGDHLLVNKFSYGLKLPFTGTVVIPWKDPQRGDVVVFKFPKDRSIDYIKRVVGVPGDIVEIKNKRVYINGTAIEDPHAHFTSQLVVSGRESNRDNYGPVTVPDGSLLVLGDNRDNSYDGRFWGFVDQRDVLGKAFILYWSWDLEKPLLSMDRFTSVRWSRIGSLID from the coding sequence TTGACTAAAACGAACAATAAAAAATCTCTTGTCAGGGAATATATTGAAGCCATAATTATTGCAATACTCCTTGCATTATTTATTCGCACTTTCATCGTGCAGGCCTTTAAGATTCCTTCGGGTTCAATGTTGCCGACATTGAAAATAGGTGATCATTTACTGGTAAATAAATTCAGCTATGGGCTTAAGTTGCCTTTCACCGGCACAGTGGTGATCCCCTGGAAGGATCCGCAACGAGGAGATGTTGTGGTGTTCAAGTTCCCAAAAGATCGTTCAATTGATTATATAAAGCGTGTTGTCGGTGTGCCCGGAGATATCGTTGAAATAAAAAACAAGCGAGTCTATATCAACGGTACGGCTATCGAAGACCCCCATGCCCATTTTACCTCACAACTGGTAGTCAGCGGCAGGGAGAGCAATCGGGATAACTATGGGCCGGTAACTGTCCCGGATGGGTCGCTACTTGTGCTTGGCGACAACCGTGATAACAGTTACGACGGCAGATTCTGGGGATTCGTTGACCAAAGAGACGTGCTGGGCAAGGCCTTTATCCTGTATTGGTCATGGGATCTCGAGAAACCGCTACTTTCAATGGATAGGTTCACGTCGGTTCGCTGGAGTCGGATCGGCAGCCTTATAGACTGA
- the tpiA gene encoding triose-phosphate isomerase encodes MRKSLMAGNWKMHTTREDACRLAEEVMKHCPTFADREVLLAPPYTVIAAVAETVSGSDIIVSSQNVCWEEQGAFTGEISPVMVKDAGGSAAIIGHSERRQLFFETDTLINQRVKGALDFDLMALLCVGETLTERESGQMLNVLETQIRNGLAGVRAEQMARVVIAYEPVWAIGTGKTASKEQAQEAHAFIRELISKLFEKNVAEQMRILYGGSVKPTNVDELMAQPDIDGALVGGAALDAESFGRIINYQKN; translated from the coding sequence ATGAGAAAATCGTTGATGGCCGGTAACTGGAAAATGCATACCACCCGTGAGGATGCATGCCGGTTGGCTGAAGAAGTTATGAAGCATTGTCCCACCTTTGCGGATCGGGAGGTGCTTCTCGCTCCACCCTACACCGTTATAGCTGCGGTGGCTGAAACGGTTTCAGGCAGTGATATCATTGTGTCGTCCCAGAATGTCTGCTGGGAGGAACAAGGCGCTTTTACCGGTGAGATTTCACCGGTAATGGTTAAAGATGCTGGTGGTAGTGCGGCCATTATTGGCCATTCAGAGCGCAGGCAGCTGTTTTTTGAGACTGATACCCTGATAAATCAGCGGGTAAAAGGCGCTCTGGATTTTGATCTCATGGCCCTGCTTTGTGTCGGAGAGACCCTGACAGAACGTGAGTCGGGCCAAATGCTCAATGTCCTTGAAACCCAGATTAGAAACGGATTGGCCGGGGTGAGAGCCGAGCAGATGGCCAGGGTTGTTATTGCCTACGAGCCAGTCTGGGCTATTGGCACAGGCAAAACAGCAAGCAAAGAGCAGGCACAGGAAGCTCATGCTTTTATCAGGGAACTTATCTCAAAGTTGTTTGAAAAAAACGTTGCTGAGCAAATGAGAATATTGTATGGTGGCTCGGTCAAACCAACCAACGTAGATGAGTTGATGGCGCAACCCGATATAGACGGTGCGCTGGTTGGCGGAGCCGCTCTGGACGCTGAATCGTTCGGGCGTATTATTAATTACCAGAAGAACTAA
- a CDS encoding dihydroorotase has protein sequence MDGLIILKGGRVIDPVNGRDEVADLWVTDGKIVASQAETPADAKVIDATGCWVVPGLIDIHVHLREPGQEYKENVASGTQAAAAGGFTAVACMPNTTPVNDNGSVTRLILERAEGCAARVYPVGAISKGSKGESLADYAEMKEAGIVAVTDDGMPVVDSQLMRRAMEYAASHKLVVMSHSEEEALVRNGCMNEGLNSTRLGLRGIPAAAESIMVYREVALAELTGTHVHIAHVSCEDALAVIRLAKQRGVKVTAETAPHYFTLTDDAVLGYNTNAKMNPPLRSEKDREAIRAALADGTLDAIATDHAPHSVLEKELEFNYAANGITGLETSLSLTLELVRQGVITESRMVELMSAGPAGIIGVEGGQLGEGAVADITVIDPEMEYVFTAEASFSKGKNSPFNETKMKGRAIMTLVDGEVKYRL, from the coding sequence ATGGACGGATTAATCATTTTAAAAGGCGGGAGGGTAATCGACCCGGTAAATGGCAGAGATGAAGTTGCGGATCTCTGGGTTACAGATGGGAAGATTGTAGCCTCTCAGGCTGAGACGCCTGCGGATGCCAAAGTAATTGATGCGACTGGTTGCTGGGTGGTGCCAGGGTTGATAGACATCCATGTCCATCTCCGCGAGCCAGGCCAGGAGTACAAGGAGAACGTGGCGTCTGGTACCCAGGCTGCCGCGGCCGGTGGCTTCACCGCTGTGGCATGTATGCCCAATACCACCCCGGTCAACGATAACGGCTCGGTGACCCGGCTCATACTTGAGCGGGCCGAAGGCTGTGCCGCCAGGGTGTATCCGGTTGGTGCAATCAGCAAAGGCAGCAAAGGCGAATCCCTTGCTGACTACGCAGAGATGAAAGAGGCCGGCATTGTCGCTGTGACAGATGACGGAATGCCTGTTGTCGACAGTCAGCTGATGCGCCGGGCCATGGAGTATGCGGCAAGTCACAAACTTGTTGTCATGTCCCACTCTGAAGAAGAGGCGCTGGTTAGAAACGGTTGTATGAATGAAGGGCTTAACTCCACCCGGCTCGGGCTTCGTGGAATCCCTGCCGCAGCCGAGTCTATCATGGTCTATCGCGAAGTGGCCCTGGCTGAGCTTACTGGCACCCATGTCCATATAGCTCATGTGAGTTGCGAAGATGCCCTGGCGGTTATCCGCTTGGCGAAACAACGTGGGGTGAAGGTTACTGCCGAGACCGCTCCGCATTACTTTACGCTCACCGATGACGCCGTGTTGGGGTACAACACCAATGCCAAGATGAACCCGCCACTCAGGTCGGAAAAAGACCGGGAGGCGATCAGGGCTGCCCTGGCGGATGGTACTCTCGATGCAATTGCCACTGATCATGCTCCGCACTCCGTTTTAGAAAAAGAGCTGGAGTTCAACTACGCTGCCAACGGCATCACCGGGTTGGAGACATCCTTGTCACTCACTCTGGAGCTTGTGCGCCAGGGAGTAATTACCGAAAGCAGGATGGTTGAGCTGATGAGCGCCGGTCCTGCGGGCATTATCGGTGTAGAAGGTGGTCAGCTTGGTGAAGGGGCAGTTGCGGATATCACTGTGATCGACCCGGAAATGGAGTACGTCTTTACCGCTGAAGCGAGTTTTTCAAAGGGGAAGAATTCTCCCTTTAATGAAACAAAGATGAAAGGGCGGGCGATAATGACCTTGGTCGATGGCGAGGTGAAGTACAGGCTCTGA
- a CDS encoding type 4a pilus biogenesis protein PilO: MKKNEAINNFIDTKYIPLEKKFKILLAVAVFVLPALIFYLFFLSPNFEEIERLENKKRQLTTQLHKVQNRAKDLPKLEADLAQVQNEFAEKSLLLPKEKEIPQLLRDISSLGRHAGLDFIQFKPMPSVPRDFYAEIPVSINVRGPYHNVGAFFDRVSKLERIVSVSNVKMSSPKLEGGEMLLNSDCRLVTYQFTNKELPKQNKKKR, encoded by the coding sequence ATGAAAAAGAACGAAGCAATTAATAATTTCATAGATACCAAATACATTCCCCTCGAGAAAAAATTCAAGATTCTCTTGGCCGTTGCTGTATTCGTCCTTCCAGCACTTATTTTCTATCTCTTTTTTCTCAGCCCAAACTTTGAAGAAATAGAAAGACTTGAGAACAAAAAACGCCAACTCACCACTCAACTCCACAAAGTACAGAACAGAGCTAAAGATCTCCCCAAGCTTGAGGCAGACCTTGCACAGGTGCAAAATGAGTTTGCTGAAAAATCTTTGCTTCTTCCGAAAGAAAAAGAAATCCCCCAGCTCCTTCGCGATATCTCGTCCCTCGGAAGACATGCCGGCCTGGATTTCATCCAGTTCAAACCAATGCCAAGCGTACCGAGAGATTTTTATGCCGAAATACCAGTTTCAATAAACGTACGTGGCCCATATCACAACGTCGGGGCTTTTTTCGACAGGGTCAGCAAGCTCGAGCGCATAGTTTCGGTTTCCAATGTAAAAATGAGTTCGCCTAAGCTTGAAGGCGGTGAAATGCTACTGAATTCAGACTGCAGGCTGGTAACGTATCAGTTTACCAATAAAGAGCTTCCAAAGCAGAACAAAAAGAAGAGATAA
- the sfsA gene encoding DNA/RNA nuclease SfsA, which translates to MQFNPPLTTATLIRRYKRFLVDVELTDGSTLTIHCPNTGSMRSCSEPGSPVAMSISDNPKRKYPHTLEMVQNNGTWIGVNTGLTNRLVAEAINDGQIAEFDKVTAIRREVKVSSSSRLDLAVSHNEMTTYVEIKNCSLVENGQAMFPDAVTTRGTKHLKELMILSEQGHGACIFFLVQRMDTDSFAPAAHIDPVYSETLKEAVDKGVMILAYQAEVSPHGIDVIRKLPCEI; encoded by the coding sequence ATGCAATTTAATCCACCTCTAACAACTGCCACCTTAATCCGGCGCTACAAACGTTTTCTCGTCGATGTGGAACTCACCGACGGTTCCACCCTCACTATCCACTGCCCGAATACTGGTTCCATGCGCTCCTGTTCTGAACCCGGCAGCCCGGTTGCCATGAGTATATCAGACAACCCGAAGAGAAAATACCCCCACACTCTCGAAATGGTACAAAATAATGGTACCTGGATAGGCGTGAACACCGGCCTCACCAACCGACTGGTTGCAGAAGCAATCAACGACGGTCAAATTGCCGAGTTCGATAAAGTGACTGCTATTCGTCGAGAAGTGAAGGTTTCAAGCTCCAGCAGACTCGACCTGGCTGTCAGCCATAACGAGATGACAACCTATGTTGAAATAAAAAACTGCTCGCTTGTTGAAAATGGTCAGGCAATGTTTCCGGATGCCGTGACCACCCGCGGCACTAAGCACCTTAAGGAATTAATGATCCTTTCAGAACAGGGGCACGGTGCCTGTATATTCTTTCTGGTACAGCGCATGGACACAGACAGCTTTGCACCTGCTGCCCATATCGACCCCGTGTACAGCGAGACCTTGAAAGAAGCCGTCGACAAAGGAGTTATGATTCTCGCATACCAGGCCGAGGTATCACCTCACGGTATTGATGTGATACGAAAATTACCTTGCGAAATATAA